A single genomic interval of Sagittula sp. P11 harbors:
- a CDS encoding acyl-CoA dehydrogenase family protein, with protein sequence MTTQSEALAADLKAIRANYSLTDEQRQIVDHVDRVSREVLHPLQARMDEEEWWPDDLFKQMGELGLLGITAPEELGGSGQNEFTQALVSEVISKWNPAVGLSHGAHDNLCLNNLLRNGSEEQVKKYVPGLCSGDLVGALGLTEPGAGSDALGSMATTARRDGDDYIINGSKIYITNGPIADVILLYAKTDKSKGAKGISAFIIETDNPGFKVAQKLDKMGFRGSPTGELVFEDCRVPASAMVGQENTGVSVVMSGLDLERAMVASVCVGMAERALELGLEYAKIREQFGKPIASFQMMQSKLAEIYTEVETARAFGYRALAACTGLPKGAGGRGEIHKLTAAACLYAGEAFNKAVTEACHIHGGSGYMQDTEINRLYRANKLLEIGAGTSEVRKIIIAEELLRA encoded by the coding sequence ATGACGACTCAAAGTGAGGCTCTCGCGGCTGATCTGAAGGCCATCAGGGCAAACTATTCGTTGACCGATGAGCAGCGCCAGATTGTCGATCACGTGGATCGAGTATCGCGCGAGGTGCTGCATCCGCTACAGGCGCGCATGGACGAAGAGGAGTGGTGGCCCGACGATCTGTTCAAGCAGATGGGCGAACTGGGCCTTCTGGGCATCACCGCGCCCGAGGAGCTGGGTGGCTCCGGACAGAATGAATTTACCCAGGCGCTGGTCTCTGAGGTGATATCAAAATGGAACCCTGCCGTGGGACTGTCACATGGCGCACATGACAACCTGTGCCTGAACAACCTTCTACGCAACGGCTCGGAGGAGCAGGTCAAGAAATATGTGCCCGGCCTATGCTCGGGCGACTTGGTTGGTGCTCTGGGTTTGACAGAGCCGGGCGCGGGGTCAGATGCGCTTGGGTCCATGGCGACCACCGCGCGCCGCGACGGCGACGACTATATCATCAACGGCTCGAAGATCTACATCACCAACGGGCCGATTGCCGATGTGATCCTGCTTTATGCCAAGACCGACAAATCGAAGGGCGCCAAGGGCATTTCTGCTTTCATCATCGAGACGGACAATCCTGGTTTCAAGGTGGCGCAAAAGCTTGACAAGATGGGCTTCCGCGGCTCGCCAACCGGAGAACTGGTGTTTGAGGATTGCCGCGTACCCGCATCCGCCATGGTTGGACAGGAAAACACCGGCGTTTCGGTGGTAATGAGCGGACTGGATCTGGAACGCGCCATGGTCGCATCGGTCTGTGTCGGCATGGCCGAACGCGCGCTGGAACTGGGGCTGGAATACGCCAAGATTCGCGAACAGTTCGGCAAGCCAATTGCAAGTTTCCAGATGATGCAGTCGAAACTGGCCGAGATCTACACCGAGGTCGAAACGGCACGCGCCTTCGGGTATCGGGCGCTGGCCGCCTGTACGGGCCTGCCGAAAGGCGCCGGGGGCCGTGGCGAAATCCACAAGCTGACCGCGGCGGCCTGTCTTTACGCAGGCGAGGCATTCAACAAGGCGGTCACCGAAGCCTGCCATATACATGGTGGCTCCGGCTACATGCAGGACACCGAAATCAACCGGCTCTACCGCGCCAACAAGCTGTTGGAGATCGGCGCTGGAACAAGCGAAGTCCGCAAGATCATCATTGCCGAAGAACTTTTGCGCGCCTGA
- a CDS encoding acyclic terpene utilization AtuA family protein — protein sequence MSERKLRIGCASGFWGDTPEAIGQLVSKAEIDYLVFDYLAEVTMSLMARARAKAPESGYAPDFVKALAPWLPDIKAKGIKVVANAGGVNPRGCRDALAKAAAQAGIDLSIGVVLGDDLLPRADEIRKNGQTEMFSGVAFPDDIWSMNAYLGARPIAAALDAGADIVITGRCADSAVALGPLMHEYGWGDDDWDKLSQGSLAGHLIECGPQGTGGNFTDWQDVPGWDNMGMPIVEVSEDGSFIMTKTPDTGGLVVPGSVGEQMLYEIGDPRAYLLPDVICDWSGVTLEQVGPDRVLVKGGRGLGRTDSYKVSATHADGWRAVSTLTLAAIDAPAKAERVAEAILTRCRRIFRDRNMGDFRQVSVEVLGAEAAYGANARARTREVVLKIGAVHDDRAALNIFAGEIAPMAISTAQGLTGFFAGRPKVQPVVRLFSFLQSKAETPVAVEVDGKDVPVSVATTPVHLDPPAAPPADSREPGPDVVKVRLVDLAWGRSGDKGDIANIGILARKPDYLPYIRSALSEEVVKDYFSHVCDGRVERFDLPGSHSLNFLLHESLGGGGIASVRIDPQGKGFAQMLLDIEIPVPADLAARDGLNAAARN from the coding sequence ATGTCGGAACGAAAGCTGCGCATCGGATGCGCGTCGGGCTTCTGGGGCGATACGCCGGAAGCGATCGGTCAACTGGTCTCAAAGGCCGAGATCGACTATCTGGTGTTTGACTATCTGGCGGAGGTGACAATGTCGCTGATGGCGCGGGCCCGCGCCAAAGCGCCCGAGTCGGGCTATGCGCCGGACTTCGTCAAGGCGCTGGCACCCTGGTTGCCGGATATCAAGGCAAAAGGGATCAAGGTCGTTGCCAATGCAGGGGGCGTGAACCCGCGTGGCTGCCGCGATGCGCTTGCCAAAGCCGCCGCCCAGGCCGGAATCGATCTGTCCATCGGAGTCGTGCTAGGCGATGACCTGTTGCCCAGGGCCGATGAAATTCGCAAAAACGGTCAGACGGAAATGTTCTCGGGTGTCGCATTTCCAGATGATATCTGGAGCATGAATGCCTATCTGGGTGCCCGCCCCATCGCTGCCGCGCTGGATGCCGGGGCCGACATCGTGATCACCGGACGCTGCGCCGACAGCGCGGTCGCGCTTGGTCCCCTGATGCATGAATACGGCTGGGGCGACGATGACTGGGACAAGCTCAGCCAGGGATCGCTGGCCGGCCACCTGATCGAATGCGGCCCCCAGGGAACCGGCGGCAACTTCACCGACTGGCAGGACGTGCCGGGTTGGGACAATATGGGCATGCCCATCGTCGAGGTGTCCGAAGACGGCAGTTTCATCATGACCAAGACGCCTGACACCGGCGGGCTGGTCGTGCCCGGGTCAGTCGGAGAGCAGATGCTCTATGAAATCGGGGACCCGCGCGCCTACCTGTTGCCCGACGTGATCTGCGACTGGTCCGGGGTCACCCTGGAACAGGTCGGACCCGACCGGGTGCTGGTCAAGGGCGGCAGGGGGCTTGGGCGCACCGACAGCTACAAGGTGTCGGCGACCCATGCCGATGGCTGGCGCGCGGTCTCTACCCTGACACTGGCTGCGATTGACGCACCCGCCAAGGCCGAACGTGTGGCCGAGGCGATCCTGACCCGCTGTCGCCGGATTTTCCGCGACCGCAACATGGGAGATTTCCGGCAGGTCAGCGTCGAGGTGCTGGGGGCCGAGGCGGCCTATGGCGCAAATGCGCGCGCCCGGACCCGCGAGGTGGTGCTCAAGATCGGCGCGGTCCATGACGATCGCGCCGCGCTGAACATTTTTGCCGGCGAAATCGCACCGATGGCGATTTCGACCGCGCAGGGTCTGACCGGGTTCTTCGCCGGACGGCCAAAGGTGCAGCCGGTGGTCCGTCTATTTTCCTTCCTTCAGAGCAAGGCCGAAACCCCCGTCGCGGTCGAGGTCGACGGCAAGGATGTGCCCGTGAGCGTGGCCACTACGCCAGTCCACCTTGATCCGCCTGCCGCACCGCCCGCAGATAGCCGCGAGCCCGGTCCGGACGTTGTCAAGGTCCGCCTCGTCGATTTGGCCTGGGGCCGCTCGGGCGACAAGGGGGACATCGCCAATATCGGCATCCTCGCGCGCAAGCCGGACTACCTGCCATATATCCGCTCGGCTCTCAGCGAAGAGGTGGTGAAGGACTATTTCTCCCATGTCTGCGACGGCAGGGTAGAACGGTTCGACTTGCCTGGAAGCCATTCGCTGAATTTCCTGTTGCATGAATCGCTTGGCGGTGGCGGCATCGCCTCGGTCCGCATAGACCCGCAGGGCAAAGGGTTCGCGCAGATGCTGCTTGATATCGAAATTCCCGTGCCAGCCGATCTGGCCGCACGTGACGGACTGAATGCCGCGGCCCGGAACTAA
- a CDS encoding enoyl-CoA hydratase-related protein yields the protein MTESVVQSQALGKEVRITIRRPDNRNALNREVADGIIAAVCAAERDSDCRVIVLTGEGERAFCAGGDIKAGADGGPFVQDPADPDHFAGRLFETIQACRKPTIARINGIAMGAGAGIICACDLAVMVDHARIGTPEVKVGLFPMTIVPPMMRVLPRRRLMEMFITGVPLTAEEALQFNLVNYVTDAAGLDDKVAELVAQIAAQSPSAIRLGKYACHAMEDMTYPQQMRFAETLLPRVAQTEDAREGFDAFIEKRKPEWTGR from the coding sequence ATGACTGAGAGCGTTGTTCAATCGCAGGCGCTCGGCAAAGAAGTGCGTATCACGATTCGACGTCCTGATAATCGAAATGCCCTCAACCGTGAGGTCGCAGACGGGATCATTGCCGCCGTATGTGCTGCCGAGAGGGACAGCGATTGTCGCGTGATCGTTCTGACCGGCGAGGGCGAGCGCGCCTTCTGTGCCGGGGGCGACATCAAGGCGGGGGCGGATGGCGGCCCGTTTGTTCAGGATCCGGCGGACCCGGATCATTTTGCCGGAAGGTTGTTCGAGACGATACAGGCGTGCCGAAAGCCAACGATCGCGCGCATCAATGGCATCGCGATGGGGGCGGGGGCGGGCATCATCTGTGCCTGCGATCTGGCTGTGATGGTGGATCATGCCCGCATCGGAACGCCGGAAGTGAAGGTAGGTCTGTTTCCCATGACGATCGTGCCACCCATGATGCGCGTGCTGCCCCGGCGGAGGCTGATGGAGATGTTCATCACCGGCGTTCCTCTGACGGCCGAGGAAGCCCTGCAGTTCAATCTGGTCAACTATGTGACCGATGCCGCGGGGTTGGACGACAAGGTTGCAGAACTGGTTGCCCAGATTGCTGCGCAATCGCCGAGCGCGATCCGGCTGGGAAAATACGCCTGTCACGCGATGGAGGACATGACCTATCCGCAGCAGATGCGGTTTGCAGAAACACTGTTACCGCGAGTAGCACAGACCGAAGACGCGCGCGAAGGCTTTGATGCCTTTATTGAGAAGCGCAAACCTGAATGGACGGGCCGCTGA